The sequence GAACGCGTGGACGACGAGGTTGGCGCTGAACCCGCGCTCGATCGCGGCGATCGTCTCGCGCTCCAGGTCGTCGAGCACCGCGCGCGTCGCGTCAGTCGAGAGGCCGGCCGAGGCGGCCGGGCCGTCCACGACCTCGTCGGCGACCCGGACGAGGGCGTAGACCGTGCGCACGTGGGGGCGAGGACGCGGACCCAGCAGCCGGCAGGCGATCGCGAACGACGTCGAGTAGCGCGCGATGACGGTCGCCGCGGCATCGCGCGCGGTGCGGTCGTAGAGCTCGAGCGCGTCCGCCGCCGGGGTTCTGCCGGTCACGGGATCCGCCGTTCCACCTGGTCGGCGAGTTCACGCAGCAGCGCGCCGGCGGGGCCGGGCAGCTGAGCGTCGCGCGACGCGGACCGCACGTCGCCGAGGGTCTCGTCGATCAGGGCGATCAGACGACGGCGGGCACCCGAGGATTCCAGCTCGCGCTGGGCGACGCGCACGGCGACCGGCCCCGTGCGCGCGCGCACGAGCACGTCGTCGACGCGAGTCCCGCCCATCGTCTCGCGGGCGATCGCCACAAGCGGCGTGCGCTTGCCCTCCCGCAGATCGACGCCGGCCTCTCGGCCCGCCTGATCGGATGAGCCGAAGGTGCCGATGAGATCGTCGACCAGTTGGAAGGCCAGTCCGAGCCACCCGCCGGCGTGCGCGAGCACCCGCTGGGAGTCTGCGGTGGCGCCGCCCAGGAGCGCGCCGGCCTGGAGAGGCGCGCTGAAGGAGTAGACGGCCGTCTTGCGGTACGCCGTGGCGAGGGCGTCTTCGCGCGTCGCAGCGCGGGCCGACACGCTCTGCTCCACATCGGAGAGCTCGCCCGCGGCGGAGACGAAGATCGCGTCGTCGAGCAGTGCGAGCAGGTGTTCCCGAGTGCCCGCGGCGACATCCGCCATGGCGATCAGGCGGAAGGCCTCGTGCAGCAGGAGATCCCCGGCGAGGATCGCGGCGGCGTCGCCCAGCAGCGCGGCCCCGTCGGGGTCGGCCCCCTGGTCGAGACCGCGGCTTCGGAACTCCCCTGAGACGTTGGGGACCCCGCGCCGCACGGTGTCGTGGTCGATCA comes from Microbacterium cremeum and encodes:
- a CDS encoding polyprenyl synthetase family protein → MNVTAPDPALDIAIDGSLARIRDRAVDLGPGFAALGAAISRAARGGKRLRPALVLASFRAFGGGEPHASAVLSVGAAFELLHAAFLVHDDVIDHDTVRRGVPNVSGEFRSRGLDQGADPDGAALLGDAAAILAGDLLLHEAFRLIAMADVAAGTREHLLALLDDAIFVSAAGELSDVEQSVSARAATREDALATAYRKTAVYSFSAPLQAGALLGGATADSQRVLAHAGGWLGLAFQLVDDLIGTFGSSDQAGREAGVDLREGKRTPLVAIARETMGGTRVDDVLVRARTGPVAVRVAQRELESSGARRRLIALIDETLGDVRSASRDAQLPGPAGALLRELADQVERRIP